In one window of Henckelia pumila isolate YLH828 chromosome 1, ASM3356847v2, whole genome shotgun sequence DNA:
- the LOC140889685 gene encoding uncharacterized protein isoform X2 yields the protein MSNEESGERKSDNPWPHRSGGHSEKEEDMKLWGILIFGLIGATATTFAVTQLRRTADWVYSQLSRSQSAWRDHRSFRSSFQEEAWKRYNRRMQEEYEEELERVERIRRMQSVFNRERNKFKNSYQNWQENGQGAYHQHSQRNDWYWNTDTSFRGHGSNFKETPRATGRAPLSHHYSVLGLDRRRTTPYTDEEIKSAFRVKAKEFHPDQNQDKKEFAEAKFKEVMVSYEAIKTERKNNKQ from the exons ATGAGCAACGAGGAATCCGGTGAACGGAAGAGTGATAATCCATGGCCGCATCGTAGTGGAGGTCATAGTGAAAAAGAGGAGGACATGAAGCTATGGGGGATTCTTATTTTTGGGTTAATAGGAGCTACTGCCACCACCTTCGCC GTAACGCAATTGCGAAGAACAGCGGATTGGGTATACTCCCAG TTGAGCAGATCTCAATCAGCATGGAGAGATCACCGCTCTTTTCGAAGTTCTTTTCAGGAGGAGGCATGGAAAAGATATAATCGTCGCATGCAAGAAGAATATGAAGAAGAACTTGAGAGAGTG GAGAGAATTCGGCGCATGCAAAGTGTATTTAACAGAGAGAGAAATAAATTCAAGAATAGTTACCAGAACTGGCAAGAAAATGGCCAAGGTGCATATCATCAACACTCTCAGAGAAATGATTGGTACTGGAATACAGACACATCGTTCAGAGGTCATGGTAGTAATTTCAAGGAGACTCCTCGAGCCACGGGAAGGGCTCCATTATCACATCACTATTCGGTACTTGGCCTTGACAG GCGTAGGACAACACCCTATACAGATGAAGAAATAAAG TCAGCATTCAGAGTTAAGGCAAAAGAATTTCACCCTGATCAGAATCAGGATAAAAAAG AGTTTGCTGAAGCAAAATTCAAGGAAGTTATGGTGTCATACGAGGCTATCAAGACAGAAAGAAAGAATAATAAGCAATAA
- the LOC140889685 gene encoding uncharacterized protein isoform X1, which yields MSNEESGERKSDNPWPHRSGGHSEKEEDMKLWGILIFGLIGATATTFAKALFDISAQKIHFSSTRTRIFKVTQLRRTADWVYSQLSRSQSAWRDHRSFRSSFQEEAWKRYNRRMQEEYEEELERVERIRRMQSVFNRERNKFKNSYQNWQENGQGAYHQHSQRNDWYWNTDTSFRGHGSNFKETPRATGRAPLSHHYSVLGLDRRRTTPYTDEEIKSAFRVKAKEFHPDQNQDKKEFAEAKFKEVMVSYEAIKTERKNNKQ from the exons ATGAGCAACGAGGAATCCGGTGAACGGAAGAGTGATAATCCATGGCCGCATCGTAGTGGAGGTCATAGTGAAAAAGAGGAGGACATGAAGCTATGGGGGATTCTTATTTTTGGGTTAATAGGAGCTACTGCCACCACCTTCGCC AAAGCTCTCTTTGATATATCAGCACAAAAGATACATTTCTCGTCTACTCGTACTAGGATTTTCAAG GTAACGCAATTGCGAAGAACAGCGGATTGGGTATACTCCCAG TTGAGCAGATCTCAATCAGCATGGAGAGATCACCGCTCTTTTCGAAGTTCTTTTCAGGAGGAGGCATGGAAAAGATATAATCGTCGCATGCAAGAAGAATATGAAGAAGAACTTGAGAGAGTG GAGAGAATTCGGCGCATGCAAAGTGTATTTAACAGAGAGAGAAATAAATTCAAGAATAGTTACCAGAACTGGCAAGAAAATGGCCAAGGTGCATATCATCAACACTCTCAGAGAAATGATTGGTACTGGAATACAGACACATCGTTCAGAGGTCATGGTAGTAATTTCAAGGAGACTCCTCGAGCCACGGGAAGGGCTCCATTATCACATCACTATTCGGTACTTGGCCTTGACAG GCGTAGGACAACACCCTATACAGATGAAGAAATAAAG TCAGCATTCAGAGTTAAGGCAAAAGAATTTCACCCTGATCAGAATCAGGATAAAAAAG AGTTTGCTGAAGCAAAATTCAAGGAAGTTATGGTGTCATACGAGGCTATCAAGACAGAAAGAAAGAATAATAAGCAATAA